GCTTTGCTTGCACCAGGATTGCCGGGGATCGTCGCCCCGAAAACTGCAGGGCAAATATTGGCGAACGTTCTTTCTCAGCTGCTTATGGAAGACTTTACTGACCGAAAGGAGAAAGAAGTATGAGTTTAAAAGGGAAAAAGATTGGATTCGGATTAACAGGCTCGCATTGTACGTATGATGCTGTATTTCCTGAAATCGAAAAGTTGGTGAATGCAGGAGCTGAAGTTTTACCAGTTGTCACATTCACTGTGAAAAATACAGAAACACGTTTTGGCAAGGGAGAAGATTGGGTACAGCGAATTGAGGAACTCACTGGCAATAAGGTAATAGACTCAATTGTCAAGGCAGAACCTCTTGGCCCCAAAATCCCACTGGACTGTATGGTGATTGCGCCGCTGACGGGTAACTCCATGAGCAAGTTCGCGAATGCAATGACAGATTCACCAGTTCTGATGGCTGCAAAAGCGACATTAAGGAATCAAAATCCGGTGGTCCTGGGAATATCGACGAATGATGCTTTAGGGCTTAATGGCGTCAATCTGATGAGATTAATGGCGACCAAGAATATTTACATGATTCCTTTTGGCCAGGATGATCCTGTCAAAAAGCCAAACTCAATGGTTGCGAGAATGGGGATGCTTTCCGAAACAATCATTGAAGCGATGAATGGAAATCAGCTTCAGCCAGTACTAGTAGAACGTTATAAGGATAATTAATGCTAAATTCCAGGCTCTTTTCGCACGCCTTGTTATTTGCGCAGATATTGCGCAACAGGATAAGGCAACAACGGAAAGAGTCTGGAATCGTATTCAAGCCAGGAACAAGAGGTATTCAAGAAAGCTATAATCAAAGCAAATCCTGTCCCAAATACAGCCATTTTAAATTGGAAATGCTTTTCTCCGGCAGTGAAGCAAAATGTTTCTTTTCTTAATGATTGATTATGATAAAATATAGGATAATATACTAGGCGGATAGAACAAGGCGCTTGCACTTTTCTATTAGACCGCCAGTTTACTTATGTTTCAAACAACCCCAGCTAAATGCGGGATATAAAACGATAATGGTAGTGGAAGGGGAAACAGCAATGTCAGAGAGAAAAGGTTACCGTGTAGCAGTAGTGGGAGCAACAGGAGCAGTTGGACAGCAGATGATCCAGACGCTCGAAAGCAGGGATTTTCCTGTATCCGAGCTTTTATTGCTTTCATCATCGAGGTCAGCTGGTACGAAGGTTCAGTATAAAGGAAATGAAATAACAGTACAGGAAGCCAAGCCTGAAAGTTTTGAAGGTGTGGATATTGCCCTTTTCAGCGCAGGTGGTAGTGTTTCAAAGGCTCTGGCACCGGAAGCTGTAAAACGTGGTGCCATAGTTGTTGATAACACAAGTGCATTCCGCATGGATGAGAACACACCGCTTGTCGTGCCTGAAGTCAATGAGGAAGATTTGCATTCGCATAACGGAATCATTGCTAACCCGAACTGCTCTACGATTCAAATGGTTGTTGCACTCGAGCCATTGCGTAAGAAGTTCGGTTTGGAAAAGATCATCGTATCGACGTACCAGGCAGTATCGGGGGCAGGAGCAGCGGCTGTCGAGGAATTGGAGGAACAGACTCAGGCAATTTTGAACGGCGAGGAATATGAACCAAAGATTCTTCCGGTGAAGTCAGCGGAAAAGCACTACCAAATTGCATTCAATGCGATACCGCAGATCGATACATTCGTAGATAACGGATTCACGTATGAAGAGATGAAGATGATCAATGAAACGAAGAAAATCATGCACATGCCTGACCTGCAGGTTGCTGCAACATGCGTTAGGCTTCCGGTTGGCACAGGTCATTCCGAGTCTGTTTATATTGAGATTGGCCAGGACGGTGTTTCAGCATCAGATATTAAAGAACTTATGTCTGATGCACCAGGAGTAGTCCTTCAGGATGACCCTGCACAGCAACTCTATCCAATGCCTGCATTCTGTGTTGGTAAAAATGACGTATTTGTCGGCAGAATCAGGAAAGATCTGGACAATGAAAAAGGCTTCCATATGTGGGTCGTTTCTGACAACTTGTTAAAAGGTGCTGCATGGAACTCAGTCCAGATTGCTGAAAGTCTTGTGAAGCTTGGCTTGGTAAAATAATTGATTAATGACAGAATTTCTGAGGTGTTACGATGAAAATAATCGTTCAAAAATTTGGCGGTACATCTGTCCGGGATGAACAAAGCCGCGGCCAGGCGATGAGTCATATAAAAAACGCGATCGCTGATGGATATAAAGCGGTTGTGGTCGTTTCTGCGATGGGAAGGAAAGGGGATCCGTATGCTACAGACACCCTTCTCAGTCTTCTAGGAGGTAGTGACAGCAAAATCAGCAAGCGCGAGCATGATTTGCTGTTATCATGTGGAGAAACGATTTCCAGTGTTGTTTTTACGAATATGCTGCTCGAGAATGGGATTAGTGCGACGGCCCTTACAGGTGCCCAGGCAGGATTCAGGACAAATAGCGAGCATACGAACGCCAGAATTCTTGATATGAAATGCGATCGGTTGTTGAGGGAGCTCGATCAGGTCGACGTGGTCGTCGTGGCTGGATTCCAGGGTGCTGCAAAAAATGGAGACGTGACAACAATCGGCCGGGGCGGCAGTGACACATCAGCTGCAGCACTTGGCGCTGCGTTAAACGCGGAATGGATTGACATCTTTACCGATGTCGAGGGAATCATGACAGCTGATCCGAGGATTGCGGAGAACGCAAGGCCTCTTTCCGTGGTCACATATACTGAGGTTTGCAATATGGCATATCAGGGAGCCAAGGTAATCCATCCTCGTGCTGTGGAGATTGCCATGCAGGCAAAAGTTCCGATCAGAATCAGGTCCACCTATTCCGATGGCCTTGGCACGCTGGTTACGGCCCTTAATCGAGAAAATAAAGGAACTGACATTAAGGAAAGGCCTGTAACGGGAATTGCGCATGTTTCAAATGTCAGCCAGATTAAGGTTTTTGCTAAAAAAGACCAATATAATCTCCAATCAGAAGTTTTCAAGGCAATGGCAAATGAAAACATCAGTGTAGATTTTATCAATATTTCTCCAAACGGAGTGGTCTACACGGTTCTTGATGAAATGACCAACCGGGCGGCAAGGGTGTTGGAAGGCTTGGGGCACACGCCGCAAATTGAGAAGCATTGCGCAAAGGTCTCTGTCGTCGGAGCAGGAATGGCAGGAGTACCAGGAGTAACTTCGAAAATTGTAACTGCTTTATCAGAAAAAGGCATTCGCATACTTCAATCCGCTGACAGCCATACAACCATTTGGGTGTTGGTGAAACAGGAGGATTTAGGAAAGGCAGTAAATGCGTTACATGATGCCTTCCAGCTCGAGGAAGAAACAGCAGATTTCGAGCGTCAAGACATATAAAAAGATTTTGCTTCCCAGCACTGGCTGTCGGAAGCCTTTCAGAAGAGGAGTGAACAGGAATGGTTCAATTCGGAAGAGTATCCACAGCAATGGTGACCCCGTTTGATCACAAAGGTCACATTGATTTCGCTAAAACGACACAGCTAGTTAACCATTTGATTGATAACGGTACAGATTCACTTGTAGTTGCAGGGACAACTGGTGAATCCCCGACTCTTTCCAAAGAAGAGAAAATCGCATTATTCCAGCATGTCGTAAAGGTTGTAGACAAGAGGGTGCCTGTCATTGCAGGAACAGGCAGCAATAACACATATGCCACCATCGAATTGACAAAAAAGGCAGAAGAAATTGGTGTAGACGCGATCATGATCGTAGCACCATACTACAACAAGCCAAACCAGGAAGGTTTATATCAGCACTTTAAAGCGGCAGCAGAAGCTACAACACTTCCAGTGATGGTTTATAATATTCCAGGAAGATCAGTCGTGAATATCCTGCCCGAAACAGTGATTAAACTGGCTGAAATCCCGAATGTGGTCGCGGTAAAGGAAGCTAGTGGTGACTTGAATGCCATGGCTAAAATCATTGCAAATACACCAGAAGACTTCCTTTTATACAGTGGAGATGACGGATTGACTCTGCCGGTCCTCGCAATCGGCGGTACAGGAATTGTCTCTGTAGCTTCACATGTAATTGGAAACGAGATGCAAGCAATGGTCGATGCTTTCTTCAGCGGAAGAAATGCGGACGCTGCAAAAATGCATCAGCGCTTGCTCCCGGTCATGGAAGGACTGTTCGCTGCTCCAAGCCCGGCACCTGTCAAAACGGCATTGCAGCTTAAAGGACTCGATGTCGGTTCCGTTCGTTTGCCAATGGTGCCTTTGACAGAACAAGAAAGATCAGCGGTAGCTAAACTATTCCAATAAATCTTAAGGCCAGCCTCTCGGGTTGGCCTTTTTTATATGGAAGTAAAAGCAAACCCCGACATAGCCCGAAAACTGAATAGCAAATCCAGAACGGTAAAGCAGACTCCCTGGACTGCCCGAAAACTTAATTCCAATGCCCAAATGGTAAAAGAAGAGTCCCTGCATTGTCCGAAAACTTAATTCCAATGCCCAAACGGAAAAGCAGAGTCCATGCATTGCCCGAAAACTGGATTCCGAAGCTCGAACGGTAAAAGCAGAGCCGCTGCATTGCCCGAAAACTGGATTCCGAAGCTCAAACGGTAAAAGCAGAGTCGCTGCATTGCCCGAAAACTGGATTCCGAAGCTCAAACGGTAAAAGCAGAGCCGCTGCATTGCCCGAAAACTGAATTCCGAAGCTCAAACGGTAAAAGCAGAGCTGCTGCATTACCCGAAAACTGAATTCCAAAGCCCAAGCGGTAAAAGCAGAGTCCCTGCTACAATAAAGAAAAAATGCAAGAGGAAGCAGTGATTATTGAAGATAGTGAAGGGGCTTAGTTCATACATGAGAGGCGGTTGAATAAAGTTGTAAAGATTTTCTATCATCAAGTATAATGATTTTAACTGATGATGGTTCGGAATATTACAACACAGGAGGAGCACGGAATTGATAGCGAAAAACGAGAGTATTAAAATCATTCCACTTGGTGGAGTAGGGGAAATGGGAAAGAATATGTACATCACTGAAGTGGACGGTGATATTTTTGTAGTTGATGTGGGATTGATGTTTCCTGAGGATGAGATGCTTGGGATTGATGTGGTCATACCCGATTTTACATATTTGGTTTTGAATAGGGACAGGGTCAAAGCGATTTTCCTTACGCACGGGCATGAAGATCATATTGGTGCTTTATCCTATTTATTACGCAAAATGAATATACCGGTTTATGGAACAAAGCTAACAATCGCTCTGGCAAAGGAGAAAATGAGAGAGCAGGATTTCACTGGTTCTGTTGACTTCCATGAAATTAATTCAGATACAATAGTGGATTTTGACAAAGTGTCTGTTTCCTTTTTTAAAACCAATCACAGCATCCCTGGTTCAGTCGGCATCAGCATTCTTACATCAGACGGTGCAATCGTACATACAGGGGACTTTAAATTTGACCAGGCAGCAGCACCACTATACAAACCTGAAATAGGCAAGATGGCTTCAATAGGTGAAAAAGGTGTGCTCTGTCTGCTTTCCGACAGTACCGAGGCTGAAAGACCCGGGCATACACCTTCAGAATCAACCGTGATCGCTGAACTATCCAACGTTTTTTATAATGCAGAGGGCAGGATCATTGCTGCATGCTTCGCATCTGACCTTAACAGAATCCAGCACCTCTTTAACAGCGCATATGCTAACGACCGTAAAGTGGCAGTGGTAGGAAATAGCTTGAAACGTGTATATGACATCGCATTGCAGCTCGGCTACTTACAGGTTGAAGAAGATCTCATCATATCGGTTAATGATTTAAAGGATTATGATAACAGCCAGGTGGTGATTTTAACCACAGGAAGTCAGGGGGAGCCAATAGAAGCTTTGCAGAAAATGGCTAAACAAGTGCATCCTCAGGTGAACATCCTGGCAGGTGACACTGTATTGTTTGCTGCTTCACCTTTAAGGGGAAGTGAAGTTTTTATTTACAAGACGATTGATATGCTTTACCGAGCCGGTGCGAATGTAGTAACCAGCAAAAATAGTGTCCAGGTCTCTAGCCATGGAAGTCAGGAAGAATTGAAATTCATGATCAATCTGATGAATCCTAAATACTTCATTCCTGTACATGGCGAATACAAAATGCTGAAGGCCCATAAAAAACTAGCTCAATTTTGCGGCATCCCGGAAGAAAATATTTTCATCCCTGATCGCGGAGACGTGATTGAAATTTCAGGCGGGAAATTAAAGTTCACAGAGAAGGTACCGGCCGGGAATACATTGATCGATGGAATTGGGATTGGAGATGTAGGCAACATTGTTCTCCGAGATCGAAGGCTGCTATCGCAGGACGGTGTCTTACTTGTAGTTGTCACATTGAATAAAACCGACAGGAGGATTCTTGCTGGACCAGAAATTATATCGCGCGGCTTCGTCTATGTTCGTGAATCAGAGAAGCTGATGACCGATTCTGCTGCACTTGTAAGAGAAATCGTCGAGCAAAATGCCAACAAAGGCTCTTTCGATTGGAATAGTTTAAAACAAGACATCCGAGACTCACTTCACCAATATTTATATGAAAAAACAAAACGCCGTCCAATGATCATGCCGATCATCATGGAGGTTAAATAATTCTGATAAGATACTGGATCAAACACCAGTATCTTTTTTTTTGCTTTCCGATTTTATTCTTCAGTCACCTTTGGGCGCGGAATGAAATTGATGATGATGTTCATACTAAAATTATCATGCCTGAAGGGAGCATAAAGGATGGATAACGATATAAATAAATTCAGTTCTGAAAACCAGGAGGGCCAGCAGGGGGATAAGGAGAACAAACCATCAGGCCTTCTTGAAAAGATTCAGCAGCTTGGTCAGACAAATGTCCCCCAGCTATCGCAGGATTCGAAGATCCATTGTTTGACCATCGTTGGACAAATTGAGGGACATATGCAGCTTCCGCCACATAATAAAACGACAAAATATGAACATTTGATTCCACAGCTTGTTGCAATTGAACAAAACCAGAATATTGAAGGGTTACTTGTCATTCTTAATACAGTTGGCGGGGATGTGGAAGCAGGGCTGGCAATTTCGGAAATGCTGGCATCACTTTCTAAGCCGACCGTTTCCATCGTACTTGGCGGCGGTCATTCCATCGGAGTGCCAATAGCAGTTTCCTGTGATTATTCGTTCATTGCAGAGACCGCGACAATGACAATTCATCCAGTCAGGCTGACTGGACTCGTAATCGGCGTTCCACAAACATTTGAATACCTCGATAAAATGCAGGATAGAGTTGTGAATTTTGTTACGAAGCATTCCAACATTACTGAAGAAACATTCAAAGAGTTGATGTTTGCCAAAGGCAACCTGACTAGGGATATCGGAACGAATGTTGTCGGCCATGATGCAGTCCAGACTGGTTTGATCCATGAAGTCGGGGGAATAGGGCAGGCGATGAAAAAGTTAAATGAATTAATTGATATGAATAAACAAGAGTCAGAAGTGATTGTACAATGATCCTCTATACGATGATGCCGCATGAACAGGTATTCCCGCCAAGTGAAGAGGCAGCCGTTAACCAGGTCATGATCAGCTATAATGGAATTCCTATCATGGCTGAATATACAGAGAATCATGAGTACCGGGTAGTCAGAGTAATGAGTACCGACCCTAACCATTATATGGAAACATCTTGTTTGCCTGGTTCTACCATTACTCTCTCTTAGGTACTTATTGAATTGACCTTTTAAGCACAATAAAAAGCTGTGTAAAAAGAGCATCGCCCCGTCTATTTTTAATAAATCGATTGTGCCGTTTCAACTGGCAAATATGATATAATATGGATACACTAAAGCATCAGCAGCCGAATAAGGCTGCTTTTCTTCTTATTAAAGTTTGAAGAATAAGCTAGTTGATTATGCTGATAGTGAAGCTATAAAAGTTCAGGTGATAAAATGGCCAAAAAGAAAAGACGGCAATCGAGAAAGAAGAATACATTGAAAACAACTGTTCAATATGAACTTGCCGGGTTAGCGCTGCTCGCATTAGCGATCATAGCGATGGCGGATTTGGGAGCGGTCGGAGGAGCGGTCGTGATGTTCTTCCGATTTTTCTTCGGAGAATGGTATATGCTCAGTCTCGTAGGGCTGGTCGTGTTCAGTATTTTCATCATGTGGAAACGAAGCCTGCCTTTTATATTCCACACTAAATTAATTGGTACATATCTGATAATAAGTGCAATCCTGCTATTAAGCCATGTGACATTATTCGAACTTTTATCCAATGGCGGCAAGTTTGAGGATCCAAGTGTCATTAAAAACACTTTCGAATTATATGTGATGGAGGCAAAAGGAGAGACAAGCACGAATGATCTCGGAGGCGGGATGATCGGGGCTGTGATGTTTGCGCTGTTTTACTTTTTGTTTGATGCAGCCGGATCTCAGCTGATTGCCTTCCTGCTAATCATTATTGGCGCCATTCTTGTCACAGGCAAAACATTCAGTGAGGTTGCCGGAAAAATCCTGACACCAATCGGCAGTTTTATCAGAGAACAATGGTTTTCATTCATTGAAGACCTTAAACAATGGAAAGAAAATCAACAACATAAAAAGACAGAAAGACAACAGGCAAAACAGGCTGAAAATGAGAGCAGCCAGGCAGTTGCTAAGCAAGCGCCAGCTGAAAAAACGATCGAACTTGCTGATGAGCCAGCCCCTGAGCCTATCATCTCCAGCTTTGCGGAGCGAGCTTACGCAAATCCTGCTGATTCTCAACAACAGCAGCCAGAAAAGAAAGCTAAAGCTGCAAGTGACACCGAAGACGAGGCAGAAGAGTTGCCGCAGAACATTACTTTTACTGAAGTTGAAAATACCTCGTATGAACTTCCGCCAATCGATATATTGAAGCTTCCGAATAAAACGGATCAAAGCGGAGAATATGAAATGATTCACGCGAATGCGGCCAAGCTTGAACGCACATTCCACAGCTTCGGGGTAAAAGCAAGAGTGACCCAAGTTCATCTGGGACCAGCGGTAACGAAATATGAAGTTCACCCTGATGTCGGTGTCAAGGTAAGCAGAATTGTCAGCCTTAATGATGATTTGGCACTGGCATTGGCAGCAAAGGATATCAGGATTGAAGCTCCGATACCGGGAAAGTCAGCAATTGGTATAGAAGTTCCGAATTCTGAAGTTGCAATGGTTTCTTTACGGGAAGTAATCGAATCGAAGCAGCATAACAAACCAGGATCCAAACTCCAAATTGGTTTGGGCCGTGATATTACGGGTGAAGCAGTGCTTGCCGAACTGAATAAAATGCCTCACCTTCTTGTTGCCGGTGCTACCGGAAGCGGAAAGAGTGTGTGTATTAACGGTATTATCACCAGCATCTTGATGAAGGCAAAGCCCCATGAAGTCAAATTGATGATGATTGACCCTAAGATGGTAGAGTTAAATGTATATAATGGTGTTCCGCATCTGCTGGCCCCGGTTGTGACCGATGCCAAGAAAGCATCGCAGGCACTCAAAAAAGTGGTCAGTGAGATGGAAAGGCGCTATGAGCTCTTCTCACACACGGGTACAAGGAATATCGAAGGCTACAATGAATATATCAAGAGATATAATAGCGAGGAAGAAGCAAACCAGCCACTGCTTCCATTCATCGTAGTAATTGTCGATGAGCTGGCAGACTTGATGATGGTTGCGTCCTCTGATGTTGAAGATTCTATCACGAGGCTGGCACAGATGGCACGTGCTGCCGGAATCCATTTGATCATAGCTACACAGAGACCATCTGTTGATGTCATTACAGGGGTTATCAAAGCGAATATTCCTTCAAGAATTGCATTTGCTGTTTCCTCGATGACAGACTCAAGGACGATTCTAGATATGGGCGGTGCAGAGAAACTGCTTGGAAGAGGGGACATGCTGTTCCTGCCTGTTGGGGCGTCAAAGCCTGTGAGGGTGCAGGGAGCATTCTTATCGGATGAAGAGGTAGAAGAGGTTGTAAACTACGTCATTGGCCAGCAGAAAGCACAGTATCAAGAAGAAATGATCCCAGAGGATGTTCCAGAGAACACATCAGAGGTAGAGGATGAATTGTACGGAGATGCCGTCGATCTTGTAGTGGAAATGCAAACCGCTTCTGTTTCTATGCTTCAAAGAAGGTTCAGGATTGGATATTCTCGTGCAGCAAGACTGATCGATGAAATGGAGCTGCGTGGTGTCGTTGGGCCTTATGAAGGAAGCAAGCCGCGTACCGTCCTAGTGGCTAAGTCCGAAGAGGCATAACATCATACATCTGAAAAGACAAAAGTCGGGTGATCACACCCGACTTTTTCTGTGTTTGCAGGATAATATTCCTATAGGTCAAATAATAGTGTCATACTATTAAAACCGTTTGCAAAAACTAATTATAGCAAAAATATAGGTTTATCGTCCCGGAAAAAGTGACAATTTTGGTCAATCTAGCTTTTTTCGACAAATTGTTGAAACACTATTTATTTATCTCGAAAAAAGTGTTATAGTATTTTCGATTAGTAGGAATGCTATACATCAGATGTCTGATGTCTTGAGCAAAGGTTGGAGGAACGCCTCATGTCGATCAAGTCAGATAACCGGCACCTGTATTTACAAGTAATCGATCACCTGAAGCAAGATATTCAAAAAGGTATTTATAAAGAAAGAGAAAAACTACCTTCAGAATTTGATCTTGCCAAACAGCTTGGAGTCAGCAGAGCTACACTAAGAGAAGCATTGCGGATACTTGAAGAAGAAAACGTCATAGTTCGCAGGCATGGTGTAGGGACTTTTGTCAACGCCAAACCGTTGTTTGAGTCAGGTATTGAACAGTTGAACAGCGTGACGGGCATGATTGAGCATGCAGGGATGAAGCCTGGTACAATCTTCTTGAACTCAACGACTACTGGGCCAACCGAAGAAGATATCCGACGTTTTTCATGCTCTCATGATGATGAAATCACACTGGTTGAAAGGGTCAGAACTGCAAACGGGGAACCTGTCGTCTATTGTCTTGACAAGATTCCTTCAAGCATCCTGCCGGAAGATTCTTCATTTGAAGATGAGTCTTTGCTTCATCTTCTTGAAGTTAAATCGAACCGGAAGGTAACATACGCAGTTGCTCAAATTGAGCCAATTGGCTATCACGAGAAGATTTCACCCATCCTTGAATGCGAGCCGGAAACAGCACTGCTTGTTTTGAAGCAAATGCATTTCGACGAAAATGATGTTCCGATTCTTTATTCGGTGAATTACTTTAAAGCCGACAAGTTCAGTTTTCATGTCCTTAGGAAAAGAATTTAATTTTTTTAAGGAAATGTAAACGCTAACTGATTGGTTTTTCAGAACATTCCTGCGAAATCACAAACATTCTCTGGGGGGTACAAACCTTGAAAAAGCGTAAATTTGGTTTGGTAATGTCATTGCTTTTAGCAGCAGGTACAATGTTGGCAGGTTGCGGAAGCGACGAAGGCGACAGTTCTAAGGGCAAGGAGTCAGACTTAAGAGTTGGTATGGTCACTGACGCAGGTACGATTGATGACAAGTCATTCAACCAGGGTACTTGGGAAGGAATCCTGAAGGCTGAAGAAGAATTCGGCGTTAAGACAAAATACCTAAAGCCAGCAGGAACTACTGAAGCAGAATACTTAAAAGAAATTGGTAACTTATACGACGCAGAATATAAGTTCATCGTTACACCGGGCTTTAAATTCGAAACAGCTGTTTTCCAAGCCCAGGATAAATATGAAGATGCTAAATTCGTCATTCTTGATGGAAACCCACACAGTGGAGATTACAACCCAGTTGTTAAAGATAACACTGTAGCTGTATTCTTTGCAGAGCACGAGTCAGGTTTCCTTGCTGGTGTTGCTGCAGCTGTTGAATTGAAAGAAGGCGAAGCTGGATTCATCGGCGGTATGGAAATCCCTGCTGTACAAAAGTTCAACTGGGGCTTCCAACAAGGTCTTAAATATGCAAATGAAAACCTTGATACGAATGTAACAATCAAGGCTGAAAACGTAGTTTACCAGGGTTCATTTGACAACGCTGCTGCTGGCGGTCAAATTGCAGCTCAATTCTATGATCGTGGCGTAGATGTTATCTTCACTGCTGCTGGTGGTGTTGGTGTTGGAGCGATCAACGAAGCGAAGAACCGTGCGAAAGCTGGAGAAAACGTCTGGATCGTTGGTGTTGACGTAGACCAGTATGAAGATGGTAAATACGAAGGGGATAAGTCAGTCATCCTTACTTCTGCAATGAAGAAGCTTGACCAAGTTTCTTACGATATGGTTCAAGCAGAGCTTGACGGCAAATTCCCAGGCGGAGAAACTTTGATTTTCGATGCTAAGAACGATGGAATTGGTCTTCCTGAGAAAAACCCTAACCTAAGCGAAGAAACAACAGCCAAGGTTAAAGAAGTATACGAAAAAGTTAAATCTGAAGAAATCAAAGTCTCTGCTGAGCAGGGAGATTTATTCAAGTAAAAAACTGCAAAAGAGACGGTCTCCCGTCTCTTTTGTCTATCGGACTTGAAAAGGAAAAATTTTGAACTTTTCAGAAGTGAAATTGTACAGCTCCAGAGCCTGGCTTCCAAACTAATCGGTATTCCATAAGGAAGTAATTGCATCACTTCCCCAGGTGCCGATGAAATGTTAGAGAAGCTGACAAGGGCGCTTACGCTATTCTTAATAGGTATAGAGTCTAATACAAAGGTGAGTGCTACTATGAGTTATGTAGTTGAGATGTTGAATATTCGGAAAGAGTTTCCGGGTATCGTAGCCAACGATAATGTTACCCTTACCCTTAAAAAAGGGGAAATACATGCACTGC
This portion of the Mesobacillus sp. S13 genome encodes:
- a CDS encoding dipicolinate synthase subunit B, which codes for MSLKGKKIGFGLTGSHCTYDAVFPEIEKLVNAGAEVLPVVTFTVKNTETRFGKGEDWVQRIEELTGNKVIDSIVKAEPLGPKIPLDCMVIAPLTGNSMSKFANAMTDSPVLMAAKATLRNQNPVVLGISTNDALGLNGVNLMRLMATKNIYMIPFGQDDPVKKPNSMVARMGMLSETIIEAMNGNQLQPVLVERYKDN
- a CDS encoding ClpP family protease, coding for MDNDINKFSSENQEGQQGDKENKPSGLLEKIQQLGQTNVPQLSQDSKIHCLTIVGQIEGHMQLPPHNKTTKYEHLIPQLVAIEQNQNIEGLLVILNTVGGDVEAGLAISEMLASLSKPTVSIVLGGGHSIGVPIAVSCDYSFIAETATMTIHPVRLTGLVIGVPQTFEYLDKMQDRVVNFVTKHSNITEETFKELMFAKGNLTRDIGTNVVGHDAVQTGLIHEVGGIGQAMKKLNELIDMNKQESEVIVQ
- the asd gene encoding aspartate-semialdehyde dehydrogenase — protein: MSERKGYRVAVVGATGAVGQQMIQTLESRDFPVSELLLLSSSRSAGTKVQYKGNEITVQEAKPESFEGVDIALFSAGGSVSKALAPEAVKRGAIVVDNTSAFRMDENTPLVVPEVNEEDLHSHNGIIANPNCSTIQMVVALEPLRKKFGLEKIIVSTYQAVSGAGAAAVEELEEQTQAILNGEEYEPKILPVKSAEKHYQIAFNAIPQIDTFVDNGFTYEEMKMINETKKIMHMPDLQVAATCVRLPVGTGHSESVYIEIGQDGVSASDIKELMSDAPGVVLQDDPAQQLYPMPAFCVGKNDVFVGRIRKDLDNEKGFHMWVVSDNLLKGAAWNSVQIAESLVKLGLVK
- the dapG gene encoding aspartate kinase, with translation MKIIVQKFGGTSVRDEQSRGQAMSHIKNAIADGYKAVVVVSAMGRKGDPYATDTLLSLLGGSDSKISKREHDLLLSCGETISSVVFTNMLLENGISATALTGAQAGFRTNSEHTNARILDMKCDRLLRELDQVDVVVVAGFQGAAKNGDVTTIGRGGSDTSAAALGAALNAEWIDIFTDVEGIMTADPRIAENARPLSVVTYTEVCNMAYQGAKVIHPRAVEIAMQAKVPIRIRSTYSDGLGTLVTALNRENKGTDIKERPVTGIAHVSNVSQIKVFAKKDQYNLQSEVFKAMANENISVDFINISPNGVVYTVLDEMTNRAARVLEGLGHTPQIEKHCAKVSVVGAGMAGVPGVTSKIVTALSEKGIRILQSADSHTTIWVLVKQEDLGKAVNALHDAFQLEEETADFERQDI
- the dapA gene encoding 4-hydroxy-tetrahydrodipicolinate synthase, whose protein sequence is MVQFGRVSTAMVTPFDHKGHIDFAKTTQLVNHLIDNGTDSLVVAGTTGESPTLSKEEKIALFQHVVKVVDKRVPVIAGTGSNNTYATIELTKKAEEIGVDAIMIVAPYYNKPNQEGLYQHFKAAAEATTLPVMVYNIPGRSVVNILPETVIKLAEIPNVVAVKEASGDLNAMAKIIANTPEDFLLYSGDDGLTLPVLAIGGTGIVSVASHVIGNEMQAMVDAFFSGRNADAAKMHQRLLPVMEGLFAAPSPAPVKTALQLKGLDVGSVRLPMVPLTEQERSAVAKLFQ
- a CDS encoding YlzJ-like family protein, with product MILYTMMPHEQVFPPSEEAAVNQVMISYNGIPIMAEYTENHEYRVVRVMSTDPNHYMETSCLPGSTITLS
- a CDS encoding RNase J family beta-CASP ribonuclease; translation: MAKNESIKIIPLGGVGEMGKNMYITEVDGDIFVVDVGLMFPEDEMLGIDVVIPDFTYLVLNRDRVKAIFLTHGHEDHIGALSYLLRKMNIPVYGTKLTIALAKEKMREQDFTGSVDFHEINSDTIVDFDKVSVSFFKTNHSIPGSVGISILTSDGAIVHTGDFKFDQAAAPLYKPEIGKMASIGEKGVLCLLSDSTEAERPGHTPSESTVIAELSNVFYNAEGRIIAACFASDLNRIQHLFNSAYANDRKVAVVGNSLKRVYDIALQLGYLQVEEDLIISVNDLKDYDNSQVVILTTGSQGEPIEALQKMAKQVHPQVNILAGDTVLFAASPLRGSEVFIYKTIDMLYRAGANVVTSKNSVQVSSHGSQEELKFMINLMNPKYFIPVHGEYKMLKAHKKLAQFCGIPEENIFIPDRGDVIEISGGKLKFTEKVPAGNTLIDGIGIGDVGNIVLRDRRLLSQDGVLLVVVTLNKTDRRILAGPEIISRGFVYVRESEKLMTDSAALVREIVEQNANKGSFDWNSLKQDIRDSLHQYLYEKTKRRPMIMPIIMEVK